In Myxococcales bacterium, one genomic interval encodes:
- a CDS encoding regulatory protein RecX, whose protein sequence is MRLVTIAREGVLRVDGAPLGGAAGALADDPNRLTFSSAKDPAAKTYARALRLLTLRARTVHELRTSLLEKGEPAENVEPVLSRLTVAGLLNDAKFAEDRARAQLMGKARSRRRLEHDLAARGVPREVASAAIRRALVVAETTEADVAEQAARRKHRALARLPLEEQRVKLFAYLARQGHPADAARDAVRKVLGTR, encoded by the coding sequence ATGCGCCTCGTGACGATCGCCCGCGAAGGGGTGCTGCGCGTCGACGGCGCGCCCCTCGGCGGCGCCGCGGGCGCGTTGGCCGACGACCCGAACCGGCTGACGTTCTCGAGCGCGAAGGACCCCGCGGCCAAGACGTACGCGCGGGCGCTGCGCCTGCTCACGCTGCGCGCCCGCACGGTCCACGAGCTGCGCACGAGCCTGCTCGAGAAGGGCGAGCCCGCAGAGAACGTCGAACCGGTGCTCTCGCGCCTCACGGTGGCGGGGCTGCTCAACGACGCGAAGTTCGCGGAGGACCGAGCCCGCGCGCAGCTCATGGGCAAGGCGCGCTCGCGGCGTCGGCTCGAGCACGACCTGGCGGCACGCGGCGTTCCCCGCGAGGTGGCGAGCGCCGCGATCCGACGCGCCCTCGTGGTGGCCGAGACGACCGAGGCCGACGTGGCCGAGCAGGCCGCGCGCCGCAAGCACCGGGCCCTCGCGCGCCTACCCCTTGAGGAGCAACGCGTGAAGCTGTTCGCCTACCTCGCGCGGCAGGGCCACCCCGCCGACGCCGCGCGCGACGCCGTGCGGAAGGTGCTCGGCACCCGCTGA